The nucleotide sequence GCTCGCCAGCCTGGAGCAGAGGCTCGAGCTGCGCCTGCCGGAGGACTTCGGCGCGGAGATCTTCACCCTGGCCGACCTGATCCGGCGCCTGGAACAGGAGGCGGTCGCGGGCACGGGCGCGGGAGCCGCCTCCCGCCAGAGCTGGGAGACGATCCTCGCGGCCGGGTCCACGGAAGACTCCCTGCCCGTTTCGGGCCCGGTCGTCTCCCTGGTCAAATACCTGCTCGCCCGGCTCCTCTACTTCGTCCTGTTTCTCCCGCTCCTGCGGCTGGAAACACGGGGCCTGGGAAACCTGCCGGCGCGCGGGCCCTACCTCGTCTGCCCGAACCACCAGAGCTACCTCGACGCCTTCGTCCTGGTCTCCACCCTCCCCTACGGACTGTTCCGGAGGATGTTCTTCGTCGGCTACAGCTTCATGTTCACCTCCCGGCTGATGAAGCTGGCCGCCCGGCTCACCAACATCGTTCCCGTCGACCCCGACGCCCACCTCCTGCGCGCCATGAAGGCGGGGGCCGCCGGCCTCAGGCGGGGGCTGATCCTCTGCATCTTCCCCGAGGGGGGGCGCTCCTACGACGGGAAACTGCAGGACTTCAAGAAGGGGGCCGCCATCCTCGCGCGGGAACTGGGCGTCCCCATGGTCCCCGCCGCCATCGACGGGACCCACGCCGTCTGGCCCCGCGACAGCCTCCGCATCCGCCCGCACAAGGTCCGGATCACCTTCGGCGCCCCCATCCCGCCGCCCCCCCCGGCCGGAGACGACGCCTACGCGGAGGATACCGACAGGCTGCGCCGGGAGGTGGCCCTCCTGCTCGCGCAGTGAGTCCTCACCTCAAAAGGAGGAGGACGAGGGCGGTCACGAAGATGTTGAGGATCGAGGCCGGCAGCAGGAACTTCCACCCCAGCCGCATCAACTGGTCGTAACGGAAGCGGGGAAGGGTCCAGCGGATCAGCAGCAGGAACCAGCAGAAGAAGAGGACCTTCAGCCCCAGCGCCGCCGCCTGCAGGAGGACCACGGCCAGGTGCGGCAGCGCCCAGTGCGCCCCCCCCGGAAGGTGGAAACCGTCGGGCTGGAGGAAGGGGACCTGCCAGCCCCCGAAGAAGAGGGTGGCGATGAGGGCGGCGATGAGGATCGTCTCGATGAAGTCGGTCATGAAGAAGGCGCCGAACTTCATGCTGCTGTATTCGACGAAATAGCCGACGATCTCCGATTCCCCTTCCGGCAGGTCGAAGGGCACCCGCTTGGTCTCCGCCATCCCGGCGGTGACGAAGAGGAGGAATCCCAGCGGCTGCAGCACGATGCCCCATTTGGGCAGCCAGCCCCAGAGGAGTTCCCCCTGCACGCGGTTGATCGCCTGCAGGTCGAGGGTGCCGAAAATCATCAGGAGGCCGATGAGGGTGGCCCCCATGGTGATCTCGTAGCTGATCATCTGGCTCGAGGCCCGCAGCCCCCCGAGAAACGCGTACTTGTTGTTGGAGCTGATCCCCGCCAGGAAGGTGCCGTAGATCCCGAGCGACGTCATGGCGAGGACGAACAGGATGCCGGCGTGGAGCGGCAGCACCTGGAGCGGGATGTCGCGTCCGGCCAGGGTGAGGGTGTCGCCGAACGGGATGACGGCGAAACTCATCAGCGCGAAGAAGAGGGCGACGCAGGGGGCGACCGTGTGCAGCAGCCTGTCCCCGCCCGGCGGCACGTAATCCTCCTTGAAGAACATCTTGAGGGCGTCGGAAAAGATATGGGGGAGGCCGAAGGCGCGCACGCCCAGGATGGAGGCCCGGTTGGCGCCGAGGCGGTCCTGCATCACGGCCGACTGCTTGCGCTCCATCCAGGTCAGCAGCGACGTCAGCCCCAGCACGGCGCCCAGGAGGAGGAGGATCTTCACCAGT is from Acidobacteriota bacterium and encodes:
- a CDS encoding NADH-quinone oxidoreductase subunit H encodes the protein MLFDLTAVLVKILLLLGAVLGLTSLLTWMERKQSAVMQDRLGANRASILGVRAFGLPHIFSDALKMFFKEDYVPPGGDRLLHTVAPCVALFFALMSFAVIPFGDTLTLAGRDIPLQVLPLHAGILFVLAMTSLGIYGTFLAGISSNNKYAFLGGLRASSQMISYEITMGATLIGLLMIFGTLDLQAINRVQGELLWGWLPKWGIVLQPLGFLLFVTAGMAETKRVPFDLPEGESEIVGYFVEYSSMKFGAFFMTDFIETILIAALIATLFFGGWQVPFLQPDGFHLPGGAHWALPHLAVVLLQAAALGLKVLFFCWFLLLIRWTLPRFRYDQLMRLGWKFLLPASILNIFVTALVLLLLR